The following are encoded in a window of Pseudalgibacter alginicilyticus genomic DNA:
- a CDS encoding PaaI family thioesterase → MQLTKKDVLEQANKACKNTLMETLEIEIVDFGDDFLVARMPVNSRVHQPDGVLHGGATAALAESVGSFASHIFIDTEKYFVRGIEISANHLKSVTEGFVYAKAMFLHKGRTTQLLDIKITDDAGNLISICKLSTISLLKKQ, encoded by the coding sequence ATGCAGTTAACTAAAAAGGATGTTTTGGAACAAGCTAATAAGGCTTGTAAAAATACTTTAATGGAAACATTAGAGATTGAAATTGTAGATTTTGGCGATGACTTTTTAGTTGCCAGAATGCCTGTAAATTCAAGAGTACATCAGCCAGACGGTGTTTTACATGGCGGAGCTACTGCAGCATTGGCAGAAAGTGTAGGTAGTTTTGCTTCGCATATATTTATTGATACTGAAAAATATTTTGTTCGTGGTATAGAAATATCTGCTAATCATCTAAAAAGTGTCACAGAAGGATTTGTTTATGCCAAAGCTATGTTTTTGCATAAAGGTAGAACCACGCAACTATTGGATATAAAAATAACCGATGATGCAGGCAATTTGATTTCCATTTGTAAATTATCAACTATTTCATTGTTGAAAAAGCAATAG
- a CDS encoding LytR/AlgR family response regulator transcription factor: MKCVIIDDEPLAIDVVESYLKQIGGLEVVFKTTNPLEAITMLTKQKVDLVFLDIEMPNLTGIDLVKSMHNIPQFIFTTAYPQYALDGFNLNATDYLVKPIPFHRFLKAITKAKEKYELEQHSLISTESESPVDALIPNWQDNFVFVKSEYENVKIDIHSIKYIQGLKDYIKIYTSESEKAILTLSSFKDIQDKLPPNNFIRVHRSFVVNINFVKALQKTKIIVDGIQIPIGETYKDAVLKRFGV, translated from the coding sequence ATGAAGTGTGTAATTATAGATGACGAGCCATTAGCAATAGATGTGGTAGAGTCTTATTTAAAGCAAATAGGTGGTCTTGAAGTTGTCTTTAAAACCACCAACCCATTAGAGGCTATTACAATGCTGACTAAACAGAAGGTAGATCTTGTTTTTTTAGATATTGAAATGCCAAACCTTACAGGTATTGACTTAGTAAAATCTATGCACAATATTCCACAGTTTATTTTTACTACGGCTTACCCACAATATGCATTAGATGGTTTTAATTTAAATGCAACTGATTATTTAGTCAAACCAATCCCGTTTCATAGATTTTTGAAAGCCATTACAAAAGCTAAGGAAAAATATGAGTTAGAACAGCATAGTTTAATTAGTACAGAGAGTGAGAGTCCAGTAGATGCGTTAATACCTAACTGGCAGGATAACTTTGTTTTTGTAAAGTCAGAATACGAAAATGTGAAAATTGATATTCATAGTATAAAATATATACAGGGATTAAAAGATTACATAAAAATTTATACATCAGAATCAGAAAAAGCTATTTTAACTTTATCAAGTTTTAAAGATATTCAAGATAAGTTACCACCTAATAACTTTATTCGAGTTCACAGGTCCTTTGTAGTAAATATCAACTTTGTTAAAGCTCTTCAAAAAACTAAAATTATTGTAGATGGCATCCAAATTCCAATAGGAGAAACTTATAAGGATGCCGTTTTAAAACGATTTGGAGTTTAA
- a CDS encoding chorismate-binding protein, with protein MNSDDFFTSIENQYNRQLPFVAYRKPNSLEIKGMLQKTDVLYTTQDFSASGFVFSPFDNNEHTVLIPLENSNTMTTNYHSIPDHNTKFVEVISEYIHSEARQNHINLIKKGIHAIENKQFDKVVLSRQEIVELSDTNPFTVLKNLLNTYKSALVYCWYHPKVGLWLGATPETLLKISGNQFSMMALAGTQDYKGTLKVDWQNKEKEEQQFVTDFIIKNLKPAAKNFKVSDVETVKAGNLVHLRTMISAQLKEDTALKQIIDAMHPTPAVCGVPKQVSKQFILNHENYKRDFYTGFLGELNLKTTVAPRLGRRNIENRAYLLTKEVTQLYVNLRCMQIKNNRALLYVGGGVTKDSNPEKEWQETVSKSLVIKNVLP; from the coding sequence ATGAATTCGGATGATTTTTTTACTAGTATTGAAAACCAATACAATAGGCAATTACCTTTTGTAGCTTATAGAAAACCAAATAGTTTAGAAATTAAAGGCATGCTTCAAAAAACGGATGTACTTTATACTACTCAAGATTTTAGCGCAAGTGGTTTTGTGTTTTCTCCTTTTGATAATAATGAACATACAGTTTTAATTCCTTTAGAAAATTCAAATACTATGACTACAAACTATCATAGTATTCCTGACCATAACACCAAGTTTGTTGAAGTAATATCTGAATATATTCATTCAGAAGCAAGACAAAATCATATAAACCTCATAAAAAAAGGTATTCATGCCATAGAAAACAAACAATTTGATAAGGTAGTGCTTTCAAGGCAAGAAATTGTAGAGCTATCAGATACTAATCCTTTTACAGTATTAAAAAATCTTTTAAATACTTATAAGTCGGCTCTGGTTTATTGTTGGTATCACCCTAAAGTTGGCTTATGGCTTGGTGCAACGCCAGAAACCTTGTTAAAAATTTCAGGAAATCAATTTTCAATGATGGCATTAGCAGGAACTCAAGATTATAAAGGCACCTTGAAGGTTGATTGGCAAAACAAGGAAAAAGAAGAGCAACAATTTGTCACAGATTTTATAATTAAAAATTTAAAACCTGCAGCAAAAAACTTTAAAGTATCAGATGTTGAAACCGTTAAAGCAGGTAATTTGGTGCATTTAAGAACGATGATTTCTGCCCAATTAAAAGAGGATACTGCTTTAAAACAGATTATTGATGCCATGCATCCTACACCAGCAGTTTGTGGCGTTCCTAAGCAGGTTTCAAAACAATTTATATTAAATCATGAAAATTATAAGCGTGATTTTTATACTGGTTTTTTAGGTGAATTAAACTTAAAAACAACCGTAGCTCCTAGATTGGGAAGAAGAAATATTGAAAATAGAGCGTATTTACTAACCAAGGAAGTTACTCAATTATACGTTAATTTACGTTGTATGCAAATTAAAAATAATAGGGCTTTATTGTATGTTGGTGGAGGTGTTACGAAAGATTCAAACCCAGAAAAAGAGTGGCAAGAAACGGTTTCGAAATCCTTAGTAATTAAAAATGTCTTGCCATAA
- a CDS encoding DUF4907 domain-containing protein — MKRARSKYIIVFLLILSVVFVGLIIYKTIFNNKLEPYQAIVYKENSGYGYRIMHYGKLLIKQDFIPTVQSNQPFCNYEDAQKIADLVLQKLNKQENPKILISELKEYQIKLNCIN; from the coding sequence ATGAAAAGAGCCCGTTCAAAATATATTATAGTATTTCTATTAATTTTAAGTGTTGTTTTTGTAGGTTTAATAATTTATAAAACAATTTTTAATAATAAATTAGAGCCTTATCAAGCCATTGTATATAAAGAAAATTCAGGTTATGGCTACCGTATAATGCATTATGGTAAATTATTAATAAAGCAAGATTTTATACCAACAGTACAGAGCAATCAACCGTTTTGTAATTATGAAGATGCTCAAAAAATAGCAGATTTGGTTTTACAGAAATTAAATAAGCAAGAAAACCCTAAAATTTTAATTTCTGAGTTAAAAGAATATCAAATTAAATTAAACTGTATAAATTAG
- the menD gene encoding 2-succinyl-5-enolpyruvyl-6-hydroxy-3-cyclohexene-1-carboxylate synthase, producing the protein MIYPKIPNAQTVIQLCKAKKIQHIVISPGSRNAPLTIGFSNDPYFKCYSIVDERCAAFFALGLAQQLKHPTAVVCTSGSAVLNYYPAVAEAFYSDIPLIVLSADRPKHLVGIGDGQTINQKDVFANHILYSTHLKLDIKDEKNIPENEELPIIKNLEDKLERFLGFQKDIQTFNEEEILTAINQATLKKGPVHINIPFDEPLYETVSKLSVNPKVPDVSVKTKPIDNYIVQECFDYWNASAKKMILVGVNHPNQIEEKWLSELSKDDSVLVLTETTSNLHHNTFFSNIDQLISPLTDTEQKALQPDILVTFGGLIISKKIKAFLRKFQPKHHWHIDEKSANDTFFSLSNHIKSTPNQFFDALLSRVTHHVKSDYYTSWEQVKKQRFEKHQLYLKQIPFSDFKAFEVLLSTIPDYYVLQVGNSSAIRYTQLFQLNKTLKVYCNRGTSGIDGSTSTAIGSAVANEKPTVFVTGDLSFLYDSNGLWNNYIPKNFRIIVVNNGGGGIFRILPGHKNTENFDSFFETKHNLNAKYLCKMFGFEYFSADTELQLKSKLKPFYSDSEAPKLLEIFTPSTINDEQLLNYFEFLK; encoded by the coding sequence ATGATATATCCTAAAATACCGAATGCACAAACAGTCATTCAGCTTTGTAAAGCAAAAAAAATACAACATATAGTAATATCTCCAGGTAGTAGAAATGCGCCTTTAACGATTGGGTTTAGTAATGATCCTTATTTTAAATGTTATAGTATTGTAGACGAACGTTGTGCCGCATTTTTTGCTTTGGGCTTGGCTCAGCAATTAAAGCATCCAACAGCAGTGGTTTGCACTTCAGGTAGTGCAGTGCTTAATTATTACCCAGCGGTTGCCGAGGCGTTTTATAGCGATATACCTTTAATTGTTTTGTCTGCTGATAGGCCTAAGCACTTAGTGGGTATAGGAGATGGGCAAACCATAAACCAAAAAGATGTTTTTGCAAATCATATTCTGTATTCAACGCATTTAAAATTGGATATAAAAGATGAAAAAAATATTCCTGAAAATGAAGAACTTCCTATAATTAAGAATTTAGAGGATAAATTAGAACGATTTTTAGGGTTTCAAAAAGATATTCAGACATTTAATGAAGAAGAAATTCTTACAGCAATCAATCAAGCTACTTTAAAAAAAGGGCCTGTTCATATTAATATTCCATTTGATGAACCGTTATATGAAACTGTGAGTAAATTAAGTGTCAACCCTAAAGTTCCGGATGTTTCGGTAAAAACGAAACCTATTGATAATTATATTGTTCAAGAATGTTTTGATTATTGGAATGCTTCAGCAAAAAAAATGATTTTGGTAGGCGTAAATCATCCAAATCAAATTGAAGAGAAATGGTTGAGCGAACTTTCAAAAGACGACAGTGTGTTGGTTTTAACTGAAACAACATCCAATTTGCATCATAACACTTTTTTTTCAAACATAGACCAGTTAATATCTCCACTTACTGACACTGAACAAAAAGCATTACAGCCTGACATTTTAGTCACTTTTGGAGGTCTTATTATTTCGAAAAAAATAAAAGCCTTTTTAAGAAAATTTCAGCCTAAACACCACTGGCATATCGATGAAAAATCAGCAAATGATACGTTTTTTTCTTTGTCAAATCATATAAAATCTACACCTAACCAGTTTTTTGATGCATTACTTTCACGTGTTACCCACCATGTGAAAAGTGATTATTATACTAGTTGGGAACAAGTAAAAAAACAACGATTTGAAAAACATCAATTGTATTTAAAACAAATACCTTTTTCAGATTTTAAAGCCTTTGAAGTGTTACTTAGTACTATTCCAGATTATTATGTATTGCAAGTAGGAAATAGTTCTGCTATCCGATACACGCAATTATTTCAACTTAATAAAACATTAAAAGTGTATTGTAACAGAGGTACGAGTGGTATTGACGGAAGTACCAGTACAGCTATAGGTAGTGCAGTGGCCAATGAAAAACCAACTGTTTTTGTAACAGGAGATTTAAGTTTTTTATATGATAGCAACGGGCTATGGAATAATTATATCCCTAAAAATTTCAGGATTATAGTTGTTAATAATGGAGGAGGAGGCATTTTTAGGATTTTACCTGGGCATAAAAATACTGAGAATTTTGATTCTTTTTTTGAAACGAAGCACAACCTTAATGCTAAATATTTGTGTAAAATGTTTGGTTTTGAGTATTTTAGTGCCGATACAGAATTGCAATTAAAAAGTAAGTTAAAGCCTTTTTATTCGGATTCAGAAGCTCCAAAATTATTAGAAATATTTACTCCAAGTACAATCAATGACGAACAGCTTTTGAATTATTTTGAGTTTTTAAAGTAA
- a CDS encoding Kelch repeat-containing protein, translating to MKNKNTRLLLIMIISVNAITFFNCSSDDDDDERGNWQERSVFDGTPRSNAIGFTIDNFGYMGTGYDGDDYLNDFWQYNIEGDYWVQKADFPGVGRSSASGFSIDDKGYVGVGYDGDDELGDFWEYDPSTNTWTEKAPFGGGVRRAAVEFGINGMGYIGTGNDGDNDKKDFWKYNPQTDVWSELVGFGGEKRIDATTFIINDKVYLGTGVSNGLYKEDFWEFDPYTEVWTRLNDLDEDDDYSITRSNAVAFSVDGLGYIATGYTGGALSSIWEYTPSSDTWEEITSLEATIRQDAVAFSNGSRSYVLLGRTGTLYLDDIYELFPQDDYDDED from the coding sequence ATGAAAAACAAGAACACACGATTATTACTTATAATGATTATTTCAGTGAATGCAATTACTTTTTTTAATTGCTCTTCAGATGATGATGATGACGAAAGAGGGAATTGGCAGGAACGCTCCGTTTTTGATGGTACCCCACGAAGCAATGCTATAGGATTCACTATTGACAATTTTGGTTACATGGGTACTGGATATGATGGCGATGATTATTTGAATGATTTTTGGCAGTATAATATTGAAGGTGATTATTGGGTGCAAAAAGCTGATTTTCCTGGAGTAGGAAGAAGTTCGGCCTCTGGCTTTTCTATTGATGATAAAGGTTATGTAGGTGTAGGTTATGATGGTGATGATGAGTTAGGAGACTTTTGGGAGTATGACCCAAGTACGAATACATGGACAGAAAAAGCCCCTTTTGGAGGTGGTGTAAGACGTGCTGCTGTTGAATTTGGAATTAATGGTATGGGGTATATTGGTACAGGTAATGATGGCGATAATGATAAAAAGGATTTTTGGAAATACAATCCGCAAACTGATGTATGGTCTGAATTAGTTGGTTTTGGTGGCGAAAAAAGAATTGATGCTACTACATTTATTATAAATGATAAGGTATATTTAGGTACTGGTGTTAGTAATGGTTTGTATAAAGAAGATTTTTGGGAATTTGATCCGTATACAGAAGTTTGGACCCGTTTGAATGATTTAGATGAAGATGATGATTATTCTATAACAAGATCTAATGCGGTAGCATTTAGTGTAGATGGTTTAGGTTACATTGCAACAGGATATACAGGAGGTGCTTTATCTTCTATTTGGGAATACACGCCTTCATCAGATACATGGGAAGAAATAACATCATTAGAAGCAACCATTCGTCAAGATGCTGTAGCTTTTTCAAATGGTTCTAGAAGTTATGTGCTTTTAGGGCGAACAGGAACTTTGTATTTAGATGATATTTATGAGTTGTTTCCACAAGATGATTATGATGATGAGGATTAA
- a CDS encoding DUF4270 family protein, with protein MTIHRAISASFLFILLGILFIACESTEEDFPVGEDWVNLDTKVYFIDTLSIKMSTFKFDSIAVSNTSRLLVGAYTDPVFGLTKSQSFAQLSNYSYSLSSDAVFDSIALILNYDNYFYNDTIPNQTINIYEVLDDIEPDEDATNYYNTTTITTSNTSIGTKVFSAKPKKDDSLHVTLNDTFGKTLFENIRDNKINNSDEFLRAYKGLLIKPNDNNTAILGFSTSSYLRIYYNEGSELYSESLTFDIAFNTENSFHNISNITEGTIFESLTDQETYLPSTQTSNYTYAQAGTGMATRIDIPHLENIYDIPGTGIIIDANIKFSLKQNSSTKNLHTNDSLTVYIIDEKSNAISALTTTQGETVLALIEDEDEEFNVTTYSFPVKYFLNLKLTDLNGDDYSLALYPKDFNQSINRYILNGESASNTIKSKLELTYAIYDK; from the coding sequence ATGACAATACATCGAGCCATTTCTGCCTCTTTTCTTTTTATACTTTTAGGCATATTATTTATTGCATGTGAAAGCACTGAAGAGGATTTTCCTGTAGGAGAAGACTGGGTAAATTTAGACACTAAAGTCTATTTTATTGATACCTTATCTATAAAAATGTCTACTTTTAAATTTGATTCCATAGCAGTTTCTAACACCAGTAGGTTGTTGGTAGGCGCCTATACCGATCCTGTTTTTGGACTAACAAAAAGTCAATCTTTTGCCCAACTAAGCAACTACTCTTACTCTTTAAGTAGTGACGCTGTATTTGATTCTATTGCCCTTATTTTAAACTATGATAATTATTTTTATAATGATACCATACCTAATCAAACCATAAACATTTATGAAGTTTTAGATGATATTGAACCTGATGAAGACGCTACTAACTATTATAATACAACAACAATAACTACAAGTAACACATCCATAGGAACGAAAGTTTTTTCTGCTAAACCTAAAAAAGACGACTCATTACATGTTACACTAAATGATACGTTTGGTAAAACACTTTTTGAAAATATTAGAGATAATAAGATAAATAATTCAGATGAGTTTTTAAGGGCATACAAGGGGCTTCTTATTAAACCCAATGACAACAATACTGCAATTTTGGGGTTTTCAACCAGTAGTTATCTTCGTATTTATTATAACGAAGGCTCAGAACTTTACAGCGAATCCCTCACTTTTGATATAGCTTTCAATACAGAAAATAGCTTTCATAATATTTCTAATATCACAGAAGGCACTATTTTTGAATCGCTTACAGATCAAGAAACATATTTGCCAAGTACGCAAACAAGTAACTACACTTATGCGCAAGCAGGTACTGGTATGGCTACTAGAATTGATATACCACATTTAGAAAACATATATGATATTCCTGGAACAGGCATTATTATTGACGCCAATATAAAATTTTCCCTAAAACAAAATTCTTCAACAAAAAACCTTCATACAAATGATTCATTAACGGTTTATATTATTGATGAGAAATCAAATGCTATAAGTGCGTTAACCACAACTCAAGGTGAAACCGTGTTGGCCTTAATTGAAGATGAAGACGAAGAATTTAATGTAACCACATATTCCTTTCCTGTTAAGTATTTTTTAAATCTCAAATTAACAGATTTAAATGGCGATGATTATTCTTTGGCTTTATATCCAAAAGATTTCAATCAGTCTATAAATAGGTACATACTAAATGGCGAATCAGCTTCAAATACTATAAAATCAAAACTCGAATTAACTTACGCTATTTATGACAAATAA
- a CDS encoding CvfB family protein, translating into MIHLGEFNTLEILREAEQGVYLADADGNEVLLPNRYVPQTFKIWDKIEVFVYLDNEERPVATTDKPYIIKNDYALLRCNQVTDYGAFLDWGLVKELFCPFKEQAFPMKPGGWYLVHCYLDEKTDRLVASSKTNRFLDNKTLTVSEFDEVDLIVSHPSDIGMNVIVNKAHTGLIYKDSIFKDISVGDRLKGIVKKIRPGNKLDIALGQIGYRNIEPNAERIMHELHDNSGYLNLNDKSNPEAIKNQLQMSKKNFKKAVGTLYKQRLIEIKPDGIYLV; encoded by the coding sequence ATGATACATTTAGGGGAATTTAATACATTAGAAATACTTCGAGAAGCAGAGCAAGGTGTCTATCTTGCAGATGCTGATGGAAATGAAGTGTTATTACCAAACAGATACGTACCGCAAACGTTTAAGATTTGGGATAAAATTGAGGTTTTTGTTTATTTAGATAATGAAGAGCGTCCAGTTGCTACTACTGATAAACCTTATATTATAAAAAACGATTACGCTTTATTGCGTTGCAATCAAGTTACAGATTATGGTGCTTTTTTAGATTGGGGATTGGTAAAAGAATTATTTTGCCCATTTAAAGAACAAGCTTTTCCAATGAAACCTGGAGGTTGGTATTTGGTGCATTGTTATTTAGATGAAAAAACGGATCGATTAGTGGCTTCAAGTAAAACCAATCGTTTTTTAGATAATAAAACCTTAACGGTTAGTGAATTTGATGAAGTAGATTTAATTGTTTCACATCCCTCTGATATAGGAATGAATGTTATTGTAAATAAAGCACATACTGGATTGATTTATAAAGACAGTATTTTTAAAGACATTAGTGTGGGCGATAGGCTAAAGGGGATTGTTAAAAAAATACGTCCTGGGAATAAATTAGATATAGCTCTTGGACAAATTGGTTATAGAAATATTGAGCCCAATGCAGAGCGTATTATGCATGAGTTACACGATAATAGTGGGTATTTAAATCTTAATGATAAGTCCAATCCTGAAGCTATAAAAAATCAGCTTCAAATGAGTAAAAAGAATTTTAAAAAGGCTGTTGGAACTCTATATAAACAGCGTTTAATAGAAATTAAACCCGATGGTATTTATTTGGTTTAA
- a CDS encoding DUF2853 family protein yields the protein MSKRDELIAKYASDLKDKCGVTADMDLLTKVTIGCGPSIYNADAATVSGSDASELATVKNNFLIKKLGLKDSEDLDKGIAAVIEQYGQSNRNKYRAVVYYLLTKHFKKESVY from the coding sequence ATGAGTAAAAGAGATGAATTAATTGCAAAGTATGCGTCAGATTTAAAAGACAAATGTGGTGTTACTGCTGATATGGATTTATTAACAAAAGTAACCATTGGTTGTGGCCCTTCTATTTACAATGCTGATGCGGCTACTGTTTCAGGATCAGATGCTTCAGAGTTGGCAACTGTAAAAAATAATTTTTTAATTAAAAAATTAGGATTAAAAGATAGCGAAGATTTAGATAAAGGCATTGCTGCTGTTATTGAGCAATATGGACAATCAAACAGAAATAAATATAGAGCAGTTGTTTATTATTTGTTAACCAAACATTTCAAAAAAGAATCAGTTTACTAA
- a CDS encoding sensor histidine kinase: MENKGDKDNRKQKQILLHVSIWAVFISFNLMQPRVPSDIMFDRMLFFLIGNMTLFYINYSYLVTHFLLKKKTLLYVVFVLILIFISIAIFNTFSPSFSPSNMGVHPVPRNRPETFFRMRLIGPFIFNVLLVVTGTALRVYTEWNRNERKKKEIEVHKSTTELHFLKNQLNPHFLFNSLNSIYSLTTKKSNDAPEAVITLSELMRYMLYETDNEYVTLTKELEYIQNYLKLQRLRIANNKDVILNIHGVISNQKIRPLLFISFIENAFKYGTDFKGHTEVKIEININQDHLTFKCVNIIGNRNTNKDSSGIGLQNTKERLEFLYPNKHTLEVEERDNRFIVNLSLKLS; encoded by the coding sequence ATGGAAAATAAAGGAGATAAGGATAACCGAAAACAAAAGCAGATTTTATTGCATGTTTCTATTTGGGCTGTTTTTATTTCTTTTAATTTGATGCAACCTAGGGTGCCATCAGATATAATGTTTGATAGGATGTTGTTTTTTTTAATTGGAAACATGACTCTTTTTTATATCAACTATTCGTATTTAGTTACGCATTTCTTACTTAAAAAAAAGACACTACTCTATGTAGTTTTTGTACTGATTTTAATTTTTATATCAATAGCGATATTTAATACGTTTTCCCCATCATTTAGCCCTTCTAATATGGGGGTGCATCCTGTTCCAAGAAATAGACCTGAAACTTTTTTCAGAATGCGATTAATAGGGCCATTTATTTTTAATGTCTTGTTAGTTGTAACAGGAACAGCTTTGAGAGTTTATACAGAGTGGAATAGAAATGAACGAAAGAAAAAAGAAATTGAAGTACATAAATCTACAACAGAACTTCATTTTTTAAAAAATCAATTGAACCCTCATTTTTTATTTAATTCATTAAACAGTATTTATTCGCTTACAACAAAAAAATCTAATGATGCTCCAGAGGCTGTAATTACATTGTCTGAATTAATGCGTTATATGCTTTATGAAACGGATAATGAGTATGTTACATTAACAAAAGAGTTGGAATATATTCAAAACTATTTAAAGTTGCAACGTTTACGTATTGCTAATAATAAAGATGTCATTTTAAACATTCATGGAGTCATATCAAATCAAAAAATACGGCCATTATTATTTATTTCATTCATAGAAAATGCTTTTAAATATGGTACGGATTTTAAAGGACATACTGAAGTGAAAATTGAAATTAATATTAATCAGGATCATTTAACATTTAAGTGTGTTAACATAATTGGAAATAGAAATACAAATAAAGATAGTTCTGGTATTGGCTTGCAAAATACTAAGGAGCGTTTAGAGTTTTTATATCCAAACAAACATACACTTGAAGTTGAAGAAAGAGATAACAGATTTATTGTGAATTTATCGTTAAAACTAAGCTAA
- a CDS encoding DUF6268 family outer membrane beta-barrel protein, with protein MKKIIMVAFMMSLGNKIYAQLNESIFSFNYGLAPIGHDNIDFYNTDFKFGIPVKLKKGTLVNSVGFKNYGFNYTKDFSFSTTNISRLYDVNYSLKYIAPLAETWLLTTHAQVAIVSNLTNTISNNDLQLTGYMLVTKLLGADKKNEALTWGVSYSTIMGVPEVLPIISYTNQISDKFLFGLGFPETFVDYKINKISSIKSVFMVDGFYANLNNSVNINSTTHADKVSFTSTSLGLEYNYKMDDLWGINFKGGYAFTNRYKLLNNNDTEVFNFNTASKPYLSAGITFNIKKTKQNKL; from the coding sequence ATGAAGAAAATTATCATGGTAGCTTTTATGATGTCTCTTGGTAACAAAATATATGCTCAGTTAAACGAAAGTATATTTTCATTTAATTATGGGTTGGCTCCAATTGGACATGATAATATAGATTTTTATAATACAGATTTTAAGTTTGGCATACCCGTTAAGCTTAAAAAAGGAACCTTGGTAAATAGTGTTGGTTTTAAAAATTATGGTTTTAATTATACTAAAGATTTTAGTTTTTCCACAACTAATATTTCAAGGCTATATGATGTAAATTATAGTTTAAAATATATTGCGCCATTAGCTGAAACGTGGTTGTTAACCACCCATGCTCAAGTGGCCATAGTTTCTAATTTAACAAATACTATTAGTAATAATGATTTGCAGTTAACAGGTTATATGTTGGTTACAAAGTTACTTGGCGCAGATAAAAAAAATGAAGCGTTAACATGGGGTGTGAGTTATAGCACTATAATGGGAGTTCCTGAAGTGTTACCCATAATAAGTTATACAAATCAAATAAGTGACAAGTTTTTATTCGGTTTAGGTTTTCCTGAAACTTTTGTAGATTATAAAATTAATAAAATTAGTTCAATAAAATCAGTGTTTATGGTTGATGGTTTCTATGCTAATTTAAATAATTCAGTAAATATAAATAGTACCACACATGCAGATAAAGTCAGCTTTACTTCAACTTCTTTAGGCTTAGAATATAATTATAAGATGGACGATTTATGGGGTATTAATTTCAAGGGAGGTTATGCTTTCACAAACAGGTACAAATTACTTAATAACAATGATACAGAGGTGTTTAATTTTAATACAGCATCAAAGCCTTATTTATCGGCAGGGATTACATTTAATATAAAAAAAACAAAGCAAAATAAATTATGA